The following coding sequences lie in one Euhalothece natronophila Z-M001 genomic window:
- the dndC gene encoding DNA phosphorothioation system sulfurtransferase DndC has protein sequence MSNQQLDFLNKQRSVSELVEDVNELTKQIQELYYRDNKPIIVGWSGGKDSTTVLQLFWNAIADLPVEKRTKTIHVISNDTLVENPIVSNWVRKYHKKMQEAAEQQQMPIQTHLTYPSVQDRFWVCLIGKGYPAPRNRFRWCTDRMKIQPTDSFIRKLIRDQGEVVLVLGTRKAESRTRERNMKKHRKWRVEDHLNANPSRPNSLIYLPIEDWQTNEVWLYLMQWENPWGGNNKDLLSMYQGATADNECPLVVDTSTPSCGDSRFGCWVCTMVSKDKSMEAMIQNDEEKEWMQPLLDIRNELDVENDHDRRDFRRIYGKVELFERNTGDGETAINPIPGPYTKYWREYWLRRVLEAQVEVRKNAPEGMEDITLIQPEELSEIRRIWLEEKHEFDDSLPRIYQEVTGEPFFDNRLGATNQVLGSDEWSVLEELCENEMDLELMAKLLDTERQYHTKSRRVGIYESLEKCFETSSRNKEEAIENAHLKRDLKTAVNDQDAEKVKQLTWANIKFAGNKEADNSEQD, from the coding sequence ATGAGTAATCAGCAACTCGATTTTTTAAATAAACAGCGTTCTGTTTCGGAATTAGTTGAAGATGTCAATGAACTGACTAAACAAATTCAAGAATTATACTACCGAGATAATAAGCCAATTATTGTCGGTTGGAGTGGCGGCAAAGATAGTACCACAGTGCTTCAGTTATTCTGGAATGCGATCGCTGATCTGCCTGTTGAAAAAAGAACTAAAACAATTCATGTAATTAGTAATGATACTCTTGTTGAAAATCCAATTGTTTCTAATTGGGTGCGAAAGTATCATAAAAAAATGCAGGAAGCAGCCGAACAACAGCAAATGCCCATACAAACACATCTAACTTATCCTAGTGTTCAAGATAGATTTTGGGTTTGTCTGATTGGTAAAGGATATCCTGCGCCACGTAATAGATTTCGATGGTGTACTGATCGGATGAAAATTCAACCGACTGATTCTTTTATTCGGAAATTGATTAGAGATCAAGGAGAGGTCGTATTAGTTTTAGGGACTCGCAAAGCAGAAAGTAGAACACGAGAAAGAAATATGAAAAAGCATCGGAAATGGCGTGTTGAGGATCACCTTAATGCGAATCCGAGTCGTCCTAACTCTTTAATTTATTTACCCATCGAAGACTGGCAAACCAATGAAGTATGGCTGTATTTAATGCAATGGGAAAATCCTTGGGGAGGTAATAATAAAGATTTACTTTCAATGTATCAGGGGGCAACTGCTGATAATGAATGTCCATTAGTTGTTGATACTTCTACTCCCAGTTGTGGTGACTCTCGCTTTGGCTGTTGGGTTTGCACCATGGTAAGTAAAGATAAATCCATGGAGGCAATGATTCAAAATGATGAGGAAAAAGAATGGATGCAACCTTTGTTAGATATTAGGAATGAATTAGATGTGGAAAATGATCATGATCGCCGAGATTTCCGCCGCATTTATGGTAAGGTTGAACTCTTTGAACGCAATACTGGGGATGGGGAAACGGCTATTAATCCTATACCTGGTCCTTATACAAAATATTGGCGAGAATATTGGTTAAGACGAGTCTTAGAAGCGCAAGTAGAAGTGCGAAAAAATGCCCCCGAAGGCATGGAAGATATTACCTTAATTCAACCTGAAGAATTAAGTGAGATTCGTCGGATTTGGCTAGAAGAAAAACATGAATTTGATGATAGCCTTCCTCGCATTTATCAAGAAGTGACGGGTGAACCTTTTTTTGATAATCGCTTGGGCGCAACTAATCAGGTTTTAGGTAGTGATGAATGGAGTGTGTTGGAGGAACTTTGTGAGAATGAAATGGACTTAGAATTGATGGCAAAATTATTAGATACGGAACGCCAATATCACACGAAATCTCGTCGCGTTGGTATCTATGAATCGTTAGAAAAGTGTTTTGAAACCAGTTCTCGCAATAAGGAAGAAGCGATAGAAAATGCTCATCTAAAACGGGACTTAAAAACTGCGGTTAACGATCAAGATGCGGAAAAAGTCAAGCAACTAACTTGGGCAAATATTAAGTTTGCTGGTAACAAGGAAGCGGATAATTCTGAACAAGATTAA
- a CDS encoding DUF4164 family protein has product MTTETDFAKILERLETKIDSLDEKIDTKTDSLGEKIQSLDSRLARVEENTSNLFQQFNKQHNRGFLIVLFTTILGLLGKVKLFPSQ; this is encoded by the coding sequence ATGACAACAGAAACTGATTTTGCAAAAATTTTAGAACGACTAGAAACGAAAATAGATAGCTTAGATGAAAAGATAGATACTAAGACAGATAGTCTTGGTGAGAAGATACAATCTTTAGATAGTCGTTTGGCTAGAGTAGAAGAAAACACCAGCAATCTATTTCAGCAGTTTAATAAACAACATAACCGGGGATTTCTAATCGTTCTTTTTACAACTATTTTAGGGCTTCTAGGAAAGGTGAAGTTATTTCCCTCTCAATGA
- a CDS encoding SelT/SelW/SelH family protein codes for MSNRVEIHYCTQCRWLLRAAWMAQELLTTFTQDITELSLCPAEGGVFQVIANSKVVWCRKDAGRFPEITELKQLIRDEIAPEKQLGHADKKKT; via the coding sequence ATGAGTAATCGAGTTGAAATCCACTATTGCACCCAATGTCGGTGGCTACTTCGCGCTGCTTGGATGGCTCAAGAGCTTTTAACCACCTTTACTCAGGATATAACGGAATTATCACTCTGTCCTGCTGAAGGTGGCGTTTTTCAGGTCATTGCTAATAGTAAAGTGGTATGGTGTCGCAAAGATGCGGGACGCTTCCCAGAAATAACAGAACTTAAACAATTAATCCGAGATGAAATTGCACCAGAAAAACAACTCGGTCATGCAGACAAGAAAAAAACATAA
- the dndD gene encoding DNA sulfur modification protein DndD — protein sequence MILRELVLENFGPYRGRQVIDLSPDAGEQVRPIILFGGMNGGGKTTFMDAIRLAFYGQRAQCSTRGSLSYSDFLSQAVNRHSEGKTRIELAFEEILNNQLVVFRVTRTWQKGDNKDTLSILVDDWPDRALTNTWDEYIENLLPLGISNLFLFDGEQVKELAELDVPPPQVKEAIQSLLGLELAEKLGEDLEVLVNRKRKQLANKSTLSNIEAIETKLNQQKADLNTAKEQQEQLQRKLDRAHEDHRLALENFISEGGKIASQRSQLQRKINDLKENAETEKEALRELAADMLPLALITPLLNAAKEQGEQELEYQQALMTHEVVKKRDRALLDYINQLAISATEVDKISAFLQEENQTLEAKLHPKIPPYLRSDQDTLNFLNTVLDYRLPNLLKELKTKQEKLEEIKIEIDNSDREIANAASPEIYQKLETAVKEAQNKKAEAQANYESGQRYLQELEEKIKETKQELERYSQEAIDQNNNEHIIQSAAKVQKTLEQFKEKLTLKKLNKLEIEVTECFRYLLHKSDLVHRVSIDTHNFRLSLFDTQGKPIPKHRLSAGEKQLLAIAFLWGLARVSHRQLPIAIDTPLGRLDSSHRHNLVERYFPSASHQVILLSTDTEIGEVEYQQLKSQDAIAHQYQLTYEEDTGETIVQSGYFF from the coding sequence GTGATCTTACGTGAATTAGTCTTAGAAAATTTTGGTCCCTATCGCGGACGACAAGTGATAGATTTATCTCCTGATGCTGGGGAACAAGTTCGCCCGATTATTCTCTTTGGGGGGATGAATGGTGGGGGAAAAACGACGTTTATGGATGCAATTCGCTTGGCGTTTTATGGACAGCGGGCGCAATGTTCCACACGGGGAAGTTTAAGTTATAGTGATTTTCTCTCGCAAGCGGTTAATCGTCACAGTGAGGGAAAAACGCGCATTGAGTTGGCGTTTGAGGAGATATTAAATAATCAGTTAGTGGTTTTTCGGGTAACTCGCACTTGGCAAAAAGGGGATAATAAGGATACTTTAAGTATTTTAGTCGATGATTGGCCCGATCGCGCTTTGACCAATACTTGGGATGAATATATTGAAAATTTACTCCCGTTAGGAATATCTAATCTCTTTCTCTTTGATGGTGAACAGGTTAAAGAATTAGCAGAGTTAGATGTTCCACCGCCACAAGTAAAAGAGGCAATTCAATCTTTATTAGGGTTAGAATTGGCAGAAAAATTAGGCGAAGATTTAGAGGTTTTAGTTAATCGCAAACGGAAACAATTAGCGAATAAAAGCACCCTCAGTAATATTGAAGCTATTGAAACTAAACTGAATCAACAAAAAGCAGACTTAAATACAGCAAAAGAACAACAAGAACAATTACAAAGAAAGCTCGATCGCGCTCATGAAGATCACCGTCTTGCCTTAGAAAATTTTATCTCAGAAGGCGGGAAAATTGCCTCTCAACGCTCACAATTGCAACGGAAAATTAATGACTTAAAAGAGAATGCGGAAACGGAAAAAGAAGCCCTGCGAGAATTGGCAGCAGATATGTTACCGTTAGCCCTAATTACACCTCTCCTCAACGCTGCAAAAGAACAGGGAGAACAGGAATTAGAATATCAACAGGCTTTAATGACGCATGAAGTTGTAAAAAAGCGCGATCGCGCTCTCCTAGACTATATCAATCAACTTGCCATCTCCGCCACTGAAGTTGATAAAATTTCTGCCTTTTTACAAGAAGAAAACCAAACCCTAGAAGCCAAACTTCATCCCAAAATTCCGCCCTACTTACGTTCCGATCAAGATACCCTCAATTTCTTAAATACGGTACTTGATTATCGACTTCCCAATCTCTTAAAGGAATTAAAAACAAAACAAGAAAAACTAGAAGAGATTAAAATTGAAATTGATAACAGCGATCGCGAAATTGCCAACGCCGCCTCCCCAGAAATCTATCAAAAACTAGAAACCGCCGTTAAAGAAGCGCAAAATAAAAAAGCTGAAGCCCAAGCTAACTATGAATCAGGGCAACGTTACCTGCAAGAATTAGAAGAAAAAATCAAAGAAACCAAGCAAGAATTAGAACGGTATAGCCAAGAAGCCATTGATCAAAACAATAACGAACATATCATTCAATCTGCTGCCAAAGTACAGAAAACGCTCGAACAATTTAAAGAGAAACTGACCCTAAAAAAACTCAATAAATTAGAAATTGAAGTAACCGAATGCTTCCGTTATCTTCTCCATAAATCAGACTTAGTGCATCGGGTTAGTATTGATACCCATAACTTTCGCCTTTCCCTCTTTGATACCCAAGGAAAACCCATTCCCAAACATCGCCTTTCTGCTGGAGAAAAACAACTCCTCGCCATTGCTTTCTTATGGGGATTAGCGCGAGTATCTCACCGTCAACTTCCCATCGCCATTGACACACCTCTAGGGCGTTTAGACTCCTCCCACCGCCATAACCTTGTTGAAAGATATTTCCCCAGTGCTTCCCATCAAGTGATTTTATTATCCACTGATACCGAAATTGGGGAAGTGGAATATCAGCAGTTAAAATCTCAAGACGCGATCGCGCATCAGTATCAATTAACCTACGAAGAAGACACAGGGGAAACCATTGTGCAGTCGGGATACTTTTTTTAG
- a CDS encoding HAMP domain-containing protein has product MKLLRKSLLFQLAGSFYILSLITLSVVAVTAYNRARAHLKNSVFERLDVAVSLKDHELEQWFDNQRRDAILLANLPETKEGIEAVTSNSEGDESEVLNDLFQEVVTLKPDIDEVSILTTGGIVLLSSDPSREGRYLGLGNTTTYFEPDETNVIPTIYQSSHAEKPRVTLATPILDSDNQRQGALATSLNLDAVDQLIRERTGLGETGETYLVNRGTGENRFISGVDSSNDLSRDTTSSQGINKALNGESGRGMYENYEGVPVIGIYQWVDHSGVALIAEISQEEAFRPARTLAREIIYIGFGVATLMLILIVLLARQLAKPILAMTTTATKIENGEFDLNALEGIKFRLDELGDLARVFENMANKIHAREHQLKQEITELRIEIDQQKKEEEVKEIVETDFFQDLENKAQSLRKRKHSKNSPNS; this is encoded by the coding sequence ATGAAACTATTACGTAAAAGTTTATTATTTCAATTAGCAGGATCCTTTTATATTCTCTCTCTGATTACACTTTCAGTAGTTGCTGTAACTGCTTATAATCGAGCCAGAGCTCATCTAAAAAACTCAGTTTTTGAACGTTTAGATGTGGCGGTTTCCCTGAAAGACCATGAGTTGGAACAGTGGTTTGATAATCAACGTCGAGATGCTATTTTATTAGCAAACTTACCAGAAACTAAGGAGGGAATAGAAGCCGTTACTTCCAATTCTGAGGGAGATGAGAGCGAAGTACTCAATGATCTTTTTCAAGAGGTGGTTACTCTCAAACCAGATATTGATGAAGTTAGTATTTTGACAACGGGAGGGATTGTTTTACTATCTAGTGATCCTAGTCGAGAAGGACGATATTTAGGTCTTGGTAACACCACAACCTATTTTGAACCAGATGAGACAAATGTTATCCCGACAATTTATCAATCATCTCATGCAGAAAAGCCTAGGGTAACTCTTGCTACGCCGATCCTTGATTCTGACAATCAAAGACAAGGTGCATTAGCAACTAGTCTCAATTTAGATGCAGTTGATCAGTTGATTCGAGAACGAACTGGTTTAGGGGAAACTGGAGAAACTTATTTGGTTAATCGAGGGACTGGAGAAAATCGTTTTATTTCAGGAGTAGATTCTTCTAATGATTTATCTAGGGACACAACTAGTAGCCAAGGGATTAATAAAGCTCTCAATGGTGAAAGTGGTCGTGGGATGTATGAAAACTATGAGGGGGTTCCTGTAATTGGGATTTACCAGTGGGTTGATCATAGTGGAGTCGCTCTCATTGCAGAGATTTCTCAGGAAGAGGCTTTTCGCCCTGCACGAACTTTAGCCCGAGAGATTATTTATATTGGCTTTGGTGTTGCGACTTTAATGCTAATTTTAATTGTTTTATTAGCACGTCAACTCGCTAAGCCAATTCTAGCGATGACTACAACAGCAACAAAAATTGAAAATGGAGAATTTGATTTAAATGCTTTAGAAGGAATTAAGTTTCGCTTAGATGAATTGGGCGATTTAGCAAGAGTTTTTGAAAATATGGCGAATAAGATTCACGCTCGGGAGCATCAATTAAAACAAGAGATTACTGAATTGCGAATTGAAATTGATCAGCAAAAGAAAGAAGAAGAAGTTAAAGAAATTGTAGAAACTGATTTCTTCCAAGATTTAGAGAATAAAGCTCAATCTTTACGCAAACGTAAGCACTCTAAAAATTCTCCTAATTCTTAG
- a CDS encoding cache domain-containing protein, with product MSSYQKLNSSWSNRIGMLIDWLPLIAITAFSLSAFLVYVSMRSQIVPAVFNELNTIAEIKEEQLESWFNQQQNTVLEASEVLGESPQIVEILESGGINPEEVPTIEALLEEVDLLENSYSVSLLNQSSIIVYSTKGSIEGSYQPIQNTSTYLTPENRDQVVPNFYASRRDAMPMITFATPLHNEEDQRVGFLAVDLDLDALNQEMRELPYTLELPSEEAPSLEVYLVGRISPEKNELVAHSVESHTLGDGISSPGIDEAILHRNSNQELYLNYNRNPVIGDYRWISEYNLALLSELKQYQIFAPARRLAAWIYGLGFSITALLSMILFLFKPKVKAKTNKL from the coding sequence ATGAGTTCATACCAAAAGTTAAATTCTTCGTGGAGTAACCGCATTGGAATGTTAATTGATTGGCTTCCCCTTATAGCAATTACAGCCTTTAGTTTAAGCGCATTTTTAGTTTATGTGTCCATGCGAAGCCAAATTGTTCCTGCTGTATTTAACGAATTGAATACTATTGCTGAGATTAAAGAAGAACAGTTAGAAAGCTGGTTTAATCAGCAACAGAATACGGTTCTAGAGGCAAGTGAAGTTTTGGGGGAATCTCCTCAAATTGTTGAAATCTTGGAATCAGGGGGAATTAATCCTGAGGAAGTTCCAACTATTGAAGCTTTATTAGAAGAAGTGGACTTGTTAGAAAACAGCTATTCTGTTTCCCTTTTAAATCAGAGTAGCATTATCGTTTATTCCACTAAGGGGTCTATAGAGGGCTCATATCAACCAATTCAAAATACCAGCACTTATCTTACCCCTGAAAATCGCGATCAAGTCGTTCCTAATTTCTATGCTTCTCGCCGAGATGCTATGCCCATGATCACTTTTGCGACTCCCCTTCATAATGAGGAAGATCAACGGGTTGGTTTTTTAGCAGTGGATCTTGATTTAGATGCTCTTAATCAGGAAATGCGTGAATTACCTTATACTCTAGAACTTCCCTCAGAAGAAGCTCCCTCTTTAGAGGTTTATCTCGTTGGACGAATTTCTCCTGAAAAAAATGAATTGGTGGCTCACTCTGTTGAATCACATACTCTGGGCGATGGAATTAGTAGTCCAGGGATTGATGAAGCAATTTTACATAGAAATAGCAATCAAGAGCTCTACTTAAACTACAATAGAAACCCAGTTATCGGTGATTATCGGTGGATATCGGAATACAATTTGGCTTTGTTATCTGAGTTGAAACAATACCAAATATTTGCACCGGCTAGGCGGCTAGCAGCTTGGATTTATGGATTAGGTTTTAGCATCACTGCTTTGTTATCGATGATCCTTTTTCTCTTTAAGCCAAAAGTGAAAGCAAAAACAAATAAGTTATAA
- a CDS encoding ABC transporter substrate-binding protein translates to MLSSIIACDQPIIGPEEPARENVEVWWSEGYYPEETNAIRKFIDEWSEQSNVAVDVQFYSEKDLTQKAESVMNSDETLPDIIYGYTLDFSLVPTFAWNGKLVDTSDIIDPVQDLFMPEALESVNYRNDVEDRRSFYAVPIAQNTIYIHYWRSLLEEVGFSEEDIPENWEGFWEFWLEVQSALREEGQEVYALGLPMSTAATDTHYTIEQILQGYDIQIVDENGELTFNDSDLEKLTEILSQIKDFYENDYIPSNVTNWTDPDNNISFLSRETLMTPNPTLSIPGSQRQNPSTYKEEMGTIEWPNKVNGEPMEYITSIKQLILPEGAPQTEKAQDLVSYLIQPEHLAEFNEGSQGRFYPVMETILERPFWNDPEDPHVYKTHQYFERTRPSYTVFNPAYAEVEARGVWGNALSRMVEEDVSPRDSAEKAREEIEQIFEEWE, encoded by the coding sequence ATGCTTAGTTCAATCATTGCCTGTGATCAGCCTATTATTGGCCCAGAAGAGCCAGCGCGAGAAAATGTTGAGGTTTGGTGGAGCGAAGGTTACTATCCCGAAGAAACCAATGCTATTCGGAAATTTATTGATGAATGGTCTGAACAATCGAATGTTGCTGTTGATGTGCAATTTTATAGTGAAAAGGATTTAACACAAAAAGCTGAAAGTGTGATGAATTCTGATGAAACTTTACCCGATATTATTTATGGTTATACCCTTGATTTTTCTCTTGTCCCCACCTTCGCTTGGAACGGAAAATTAGTAGATACCAGTGACATTATTGATCCTGTCCAAGATTTATTCATGCCAGAAGCCTTGGAAAGCGTCAACTATCGCAATGATGTGGAAGATCGACGAAGTTTTTACGCTGTCCCCATTGCCCAAAATACGATTTATATACATTACTGGCGTAGTTTATTGGAAGAAGTTGGTTTTAGTGAGGAAGACATTCCTGAAAATTGGGAAGGTTTTTGGGAGTTTTGGTTGGAAGTTCAATCCGCTTTAAGAGAAGAAGGGCAAGAGGTATATGCTCTAGGATTACCAATGTCCACTGCTGCCACGGATACTCACTACACTATTGAACAAATTTTACAAGGTTATGATATTCAGATCGTGGATGAAAATGGAGAACTCACCTTTAACGATTCTGACTTAGAGAAATTGACAGAGATTTTATCTCAAATTAAGGATTTTTATGAAAATGACTATATTCCCAGTAATGTAACGAATTGGACTGACCCAGATAATAATATTTCTTTCCTGAGTCGAGAGACTTTAATGACTCCCAACCCTACTTTATCAATTCCAGGTTCTCAGCGACAGAATCCCTCTACTTATAAAGAGGAAATGGGAACAATCGAATGGCCCAATAAAGTAAATGGTGAACCCATGGAGTATATCACCTCAATTAAACAGTTGATTTTGCCAGAAGGAGCTCCTCAAACGGAAAAAGCCCAAGATTTAGTAAGCTATCTCATACAACCAGAACACCTAGCAGAATTTAATGAAGGTTCTCAAGGTCGCTTTTATCCTGTGATGGAAACAATTTTAGAACGTCCATTTTGGAATGATCCTGAGGATCCCCATGTGTATAAAACTCACCAGTATTTTGAGCGCACTCGTCCCTCTTATACAGTTTTTAACCCTGCTTATGCGGAAGTAGAAGCAAGAGGGGTGTGGGGAAATGCCTTATCTCGAATGGTGGAAGAAGATGTAAGCCCCCGTGACTCAGCAGAGAAAGCAAGAGAAGAAATTGAGCAAATTTTTGAAGAATGGGAATAG
- a CDS encoding AEC family transporter yields MSTILQLITNLYIPIFSAISVGFGISFILTHRRFKNRFNASLQEIVPKKLGQFLFWIGVPISIINFLHQADLSGNVFMAPVIAWVAILLALGLSWLGFRPYLKEIEPSTQGSFLLSSMFGNTGYMGFPVTLLLPQLGAEYFGWALFYDLLGTLLGAYGLGVFLALRFGHAVEGKKSNPWFILLQVIIKNPTVFAFILGLFLRQITFPSLLAISLNGFAWSVVMLSLILMGIRLQQLSSWRNIKPSAMAVSVRMLLVPIIVAMGLTALGFSGPPRLVMVLQSGMPCAFATIVISDNYGLNREVVVGAVALSSIMLLITLPLWLWGFSTW; encoded by the coding sequence ATGTCAACTATTTTACAGCTTATTACTAATCTTTATATACCAATTTTTTCCGCGATCAGTGTTGGATTTGGGATTAGTTTTATTCTTACCCATCGCCGATTTAAGAATCGCTTTAATGCTTCTCTTCAAGAGATAGTTCCCAAGAAACTCGGTCAATTTTTATTTTGGATTGGTGTTCCAATTAGTATTATTAACTTTTTACATCAAGCAGACCTTTCAGGGAATGTTTTTATGGCTCCTGTTATCGCTTGGGTTGCTATTTTACTAGCTTTGGGATTAAGTTGGTTAGGATTCCGTCCATACTTAAAGGAAATAGAGCCATCAACTCAGGGAAGTTTTTTATTAAGCTCAATGTTTGGAAATACAGGTTACATGGGATTTCCTGTAACTCTCCTTTTACCCCAATTAGGGGCAGAATATTTTGGTTGGGCGTTATTTTATGATTTGTTAGGAACTTTGTTAGGAGCTTATGGATTAGGTGTATTTCTTGCGTTACGTTTTGGTCATGCCGTTGAAGGAAAAAAAAGTAATCCTTGGTTTATATTACTGCAAGTTATCATTAAAAATCCCACTGTATTTGCTTTTATCCTTGGTTTATTTTTAAGACAAATTACATTTCCTTCTTTACTCGCTATCAGTCTCAATGGATTTGCTTGGTCAGTTGTTATGTTATCCTTAATTTTAATGGGGATTAGATTACAGCAACTTTCCTCTTGGCGCAACATTAAACCGTCAGCAATGGCTGTATCAGTACGGATGTTATTAGTTCCCATCATAGTAGCGATGGGGTTAACTGCCCTAGGATTTAGTGGTCCGCCACGACTGGTTATGGTTTTACAATCAGGAATGCCATGTGCCTTTGCAACAATTGTTATTTCTGATAATTATGGATTAAATCGTGAAGTAGTGGTGGGAGCTGTCGCTCTCAGTTCAATAATGTTGCTCATCACCTTACCGCTCTGGCTATGGGGATTTTCAACTTGGTAG
- a CDS encoding lactate racemase domain-containing protein has translation MSHSIRLQSYPEYNVKVPPQTNVFFPRSPAPYDTLDRNELVSYCKKEIHTAIAIGEKKHKKNIKSILLILPDKTRSQVAARILIDAILNIVNNKPELKVTLLYGLGTHPLMSLKEIEKLIGKERYSKLQAIGIAIKQQTTKIKTNELVEIIINPHSSREIANKSETTPYSIQKNSTRYSVKIPQLLFNHHLTLIAGDTKIHPYEGRYGSGGINKMLAVGIASLNEIRRSHSTSVLLATTARAGDPTSPFVKMIDTTAQGIQQAMISRPESQAMSVPYGFTVLAQDEDQIWDMAFGDHENYRQELAQNNYRNHVFSVDTTFNLVISDIEPKRGTDILAGARALQYICDWNEKSAPLLKPPNQNSVALLYNPCNEPLNNSGIGNDGTKEQLDILLEMTQEHRDLIKGQLLKATSWQEIEKILRISRDDLLKQWQLHLQVVSEADQIWLQLEKLAKKVLAHRSKGVFDYTIEQSLHKMLFKYAGKYNVTMKTISQLLQQYEQGHDFRGIIDQINSQVFAHQEHFGLGEGGQRALRLLKICQHFKYFFIATFNPVVISYIHQLNPDLTEYISPSLQNQSNIKSRSITLLGIQTIDLNTCSPQIALDIAYHYSASFESSAKGIEIAYLKKPVILRRNLDFIPKRE, from the coding sequence ATGAGTCATTCAATAAGACTTCAAAGTTATCCTGAATATAACGTTAAAGTACCGCCACAAACGAATGTATTTTTTCCTCGTTCACCTGCTCCTTATGATACCCTAGATAGAAATGAATTAGTCTCTTATTGTAAGAAGGAAATTCACACAGCGATCGCGATCGGAGAAAAAAAACATAAAAAAAATATCAAAAGTATTTTATTAATTTTACCTGATAAAACTCGTTCTCAAGTTGCAGCCAGAATTTTAATTGATGCCATTTTAAATATTGTTAATAATAAACCTGAACTAAAAGTGACTCTTCTTTATGGTTTAGGAACTCATCCCTTAATGAGCTTAAAAGAAATTGAAAAATTAATTGGTAAAGAGCGCTACTCAAAACTGCAAGCAATTGGCATAGCAATTAAACAGCAAACTACCAAAATCAAAACGAATGAATTAGTTGAAATCATCATTAATCCTCACTCATCTCGGGAAATTGCAAACAAGTCAGAGACGACACCTTACTCAATACAAAAGAACAGCACTCGCTATAGCGTAAAAATTCCTCAACTTCTCTTTAATCATCATCTAACCTTAATTGCTGGTGACACCAAAATCCATCCTTATGAAGGTCGCTATGGCAGTGGTGGAATTAACAAAATGCTTGCTGTAGGCATTGCCAGTCTCAACGAAATTCGCCGTAGTCATAGTACCAGCGTTTTATTAGCAACTACAGCCCGAGCCGGTGATCCCACAAGTCCGTTTGTCAAAATGATTGATACCACTGCTCAAGGAATCCAACAAGCAATGATATCTCGCCCAGAAAGCCAAGCTATGTCAGTTCCCTATGGGTTTACCGTTCTTGCCCAAGATGAAGATCAGATTTGGGATATGGCTTTTGGGGATCATGAAAATTACCGTCAAGAACTAGCTCAGAATAACTATCGTAACCATGTTTTTTCAGTTGACACCACTTTCAATTTAGTTATTAGTGATATTGAACCGAAGCGAGGAACAGATATTCTCGCTGGAGCTCGTGCCTTACAGTATATATGTGATTGGAACGAAAAATCAGCCCCTTTACTTAAGCCACCAAACCAAAACTCTGTTGCCCTCTTATATAACCCCTGTAATGAACCCCTCAATAACTCTGGAATTGGCAATGATGGAACAAAAGAACAATTAGATATTCTCCTTGAAATGACCCAAGAACATCGTGATTTGATCAAGGGTCAACTTTTAAAAGCAACAAGCTGGCAAGAAATTGAAAAAATTTTACGAATTTCCAGAGATGATTTACTCAAGCAATGGCAACTCCATTTACAAGTTGTAAGTGAAGCGGATCAAATTTGGTTACAACTAGAAAAATTAGCTAAGAAAGTTTTAGCACACCGATCTAAAGGTGTTTTTGACTATACAATAGAGCAATCGCTACACAAAATGCTCTTTAAATATGCTGGAAAATACAATGTCACCATGAAAACAATAAGCCAATTGCTCCAGCAATACGAACAAGGACATGATTTTAGGGGAATTATTGACCAAATTAATTCCCAAGTTTTTGCTCATCAAGAACATTTTGGTTTAGGAGAAGGCGGACAACGCGCACTGCGACTATTAAAAATTTGTCAACACTTTAAATATTTTTTTATTGCCACATTTAATCCTGTTGTTATTTCTTATATACATCAATTAAACCCTGATTTAACGGAATATATTTCTCCCTCCCTACAAAATCAGTCTAATATTAAAAGTAGATCAATTACTCTGTTAGGGATACAAACTATTGATCTCAATACCTGTTCCCCTCAAATTGCTCTTGATATTGCTTATCACTACAGTGCTAGCTTTGAGTCTTCTGCTAAGGGGATAGAAATTGCTTACTTGAAAAAACCAGTTATTCTTAGGAGAAACCTTGATTTTATTCCTAAGAGGGAGTAA